A part of Setaria viridis chromosome 8, Setaria_viridis_v4.0, whole genome shotgun sequence genomic DNA contains:
- the LOC140223586 gene encoding uncharacterized protein: MHMSSDRPLEALLAAARGAIADLHLPTIHIPGSNSRSPNPNPDCLLLHVVVTNFLHKPLRSLARCFRGDDAKPKRRGGKHSRPLRDRERSAAAGPQQQLELLLCIAFDAFDACKHKGAEFGIATRQSNQFQLLRKVIDGKRADFDGFLSNLGFAKVGAPPPPAVIMGAVPAPAPVSDQEEGSAGIGDSEGVDNASGSPQSAQKLPARLLNIPLSNVERLRSTLSAVSLTELIELVPQLVSRSSTSPDGHPDKKKLFSVQDFFRYAKIEGKRFFEELDRDGDGQVTLEDLEIAMRKRRLPRRYARDFLRRTRSNFFSKSIGWKQFLSLMEQKEPTILRAYTTLCLSKSGTLHKNQILTSLKSAGLPANEDNAAAMLRYLNADSEGSISYGHFRNFMLLLPSERLEDDPRNIWFEAATVVAVPPPVEISTGSVLKSALAGGLASALSTSLLHPIDSMKTRVQASTLSFPELISQLPQIGLRGLYRGSIPAILGQFSSHGLRTGIFEASKLVLINVAPTLPEIQVQSMASFCSTVLGTAVRIPCEVLKQRLQAGIFNNVGEAIIGTVQQDGLKGFFRGTGATLCREVPFYVAGMCLYAEAKKAAQHVAKRELEPWEIVAVGALSGGLAAVVTTPFDVMKTRMMTAPPGTPVSMQTIVLSILGNEGPLGLFKGAIPRFFWIAPLGAMNFAGYELAKKAMIKDESLSTEEKKTMVGSRG; this comes from the exons ATGCATATGTCGTCCGACCGCCCCTTGGAGGCCTtactcgccgccgcccgcggcgccaTCGCCGACCTTCACCTTCCCACCATCCACATCCCTGGATCCAATTCCAGGAGCCCCAATCCCAATCCCgactgcctcctcctccacgtcgTCGTCACCAacttcctccacaagcccctcaGGTCACTCGCCAGATGCTTCCGCGGTGACGATGCCAAGCCTAAGCGCCGGGGAGGCAAACACTCGCGGCCGCTCAGGGACCGGGAGCGGAGCGCTGCAGCCGgcccgcagcagcagctggagcTCCTCCTCTGCATTGCGTTCGACGCCTTCGATGCCTGCAAGCACAAAGGCGCCGAATTTGGTATCGCTACCAGACAGTCGAATCAATTCCAGCTTCTCAGGAAGGTAATCGATGGAAAGAGGGCAGATTTCGACGGCTTCCTTTCCAACTTGGGCTTCGCAAAGGTTGGGGCACCGCCTCCCCCGGCAGTCATCATGGGTGCGGTCCCTGCCCCAGCACCGGTCAGCGACCAGGAGGAGGGTAGTGCTGGAATCGGGGACAGTGAGGGGGTGGACAATGCTAGTGGTTCACCACAGTCAGCACAGAAATTACCTGCACGGCTGCTTAACATCCCATTGTCCAATGTGGAGCGGCTGCGCTCAACACTATCTGCAGTTTCGCTGACAGAGCTCATCGAGTTGGTCCCGCAGCTGGTCAGCAGATCATCGACATCACCGGATGGACACCCAGACAAGAAGAAACTTTTCTCTGTGCAGGACTTCTTCAGATATGCAAAAATTGAAG gaaaGCGATTCTTTGAAGAGTTGGACAGAGATGGTGATGGCCAAGTCACTCTAGAAGATCTCGAAATTGCAATGAGGAAGAGACGGTTACCTAGAAGGTATGCTCGGGACTTCTTGCGGCGTACCAGAAGCAACTTTTTTTCAAAATCGATTGGCTGGAAGCAATTTCTATCATTGATGGAACAGAAGGAGCCAACCATTCTCCGAGCATATACCACGTTGTGTTTGAGCAAGTCTGGAACACTTCACAAGAATCAAATTTTGACTTCCTTGAAAAGTGCAGGCCTTCCTGCCAATGAAGATAACGCTGCTGCCATGCTACGTTATCTTAATGCAGATTCAGAAGGATCAATCTCATATGGGCATTTCCGCAACTTCATGCTTCTACTTCCTTCAGAACGCCTTGAGGACGATCCTCG GAACATTTGGTTTGAAGCTGCTACTGTTGTCGCTGTTCCCCCACCTGTAGAAATATCCACGGGAAGCGTTTTGAAGTCTGCTTTAGCTGGAGGCCTTGCTAGCGCTCTCTCTACCTCTCTGCTGCATCCTATTGATTCAATGAAG ACACGTGTCCAAGCATCTACGCTCTCATTTCCAGAGCTAATCTCACAGCTACCACAAATTGGGCTTCGAGGACTGTACCGAGGTTCTATCCCAGCAATTCTTGGCCAGTTTTCAAG CCATGGTTTGAGGACAGGAATCTTCGAAGCAAGCAAGCTTGTATTAATTAATGTTGCTCCAACACTTCCAGAGATTCAG GTGCAATCAATGGCTTCATTCTGCAGCACAGTCCTGGGAACTGCAGTCCGTATCCCTTGTGAGGTTCTCAAGCAGCGTTTGCAGGCTGGAATCTTTAACAATGTAGGGGAGGCAATTATTGGCACCGTGCAACAAGATGGCCTAAAGGGTTTTTTTCGTGGCACTGGGGCCACTCTTTGTCGTGAGGTTCCTTTCTATGTTGCTGGAATGTGCCTCTATGCAGAAGCTAAAAAG GCAGCACAGCATGTTGCGAAGAGAGAGTTGGAACCATGGGAAATTGTAGCAGTTGGAGCATTGTCTGGAGGACTTGCAGCAGTTGTGACCACTCCCTTTGACGTTATGAAAACACGGATGATGACTGCCCCTCCAGGCACGCCAGTGTCCATGCAGACGATAGTGTTGTCCATCCTTGGAAATGAGGGCCCCCTTGGGCTCTTCAAGGGTGCGATCCCCCGCTTCTTCTGGATTGCTCCTCTGGGAGCAATGAACTTTGCAGGCTACGAGCTTGCCAAGAAGGCAATGATCAAGGATGAGAGCTTGTCGACAGAGGAGAAGAAAACCATGGTGGGTTCCAGAGGCTGA
- the LOC117833160 gene encoding phosphoinositide phospholipase C 2: MGSYAYKYCMCFTRKFRSPDAQPPPDVRAAHLSYCCSSDGHGLRRFLSQVQGESPPDVDRILATLAPTSAAHGIARLVTRSPAPAPPTLDDFFGFLFSPDLNPPINNQVHQDMSAPLPHYFIFTGHNSYLTGNQLNSDSSDIPIIKSLQRGVRVIELDMWPNASKNNVDILHGGTLTAPVEMIRCLKSIKEYAFCASNYPLVITLEDHLTADLQAKVAEMLTETFGDLLFIPSSDPMKEFPSPEALMKRIIISTKPPQEYKEFLKVKDNQNVSGNIADLPDQGSLRRIDSNADESDGKDELDDQDEEDSDEDDPKFQHDTACEYRKLITIQAGKPKGHLRDALRVDPDKVRRLSLSETQLAKATTSHGAEVIRFTQKNILRVYPKGTRVNSSNYDPMNAWAHGAQMVAFNMQGHDKALRLMQGFFRANGGCGYVKKPDFLLTTGPNGEVFDPKASLPVKKTLKVKVYMGDGWRMDFSKTHFDAFSPPDFYTRVGIAGVKADSVMKKTRVLEDQWVPVWDEEFTFPLTVPELALLRIEVQEYDMSEKHDFGGQTVLPVWELKQGIRAVPLHDRKGVRFKSVRLLMRFDFV; encoded by the exons ATGGGGAGCTACGCGTACAAGTACTGCATGTGCTTCACCCGCAAGTTCCGATCCCCCgacgcgcagccgccgcccgaCGTCCGCGCCGCCCACCTCTCCTACTGTTGCAGCTCTGatggccatggcctccgccgCTTCCTCTCCCAAGTCCAGGGCGAGTCTCCCCCCGACGTCGACCGCATCCTCGCCACCCTCGCGCCCACTTCGGCGGCTCACGGCATCGCCCGCCTCGTCAccaggtcgccggcgccggcgccgcccacgcTCGACGACTTCTTCGGATTCCTCTTCTCCCCCGATCTCAACCCGCCAATCAACAACCAG GTTCACCAGGACATGTCAGCCCCGTTGCCTCATTATTTCATATTCACTGGCCATAATTCCTACCTTACTGGGAACCAGCTCAATAGTGACTCCAGCGACATCCCAATTATAAAGTCACTCCAGAGAGGTGTTAGAGTCATTGAACTCGATATGTGGCCAAATGCTTCAAAGAACAATGTTGATATTCTTCATGGAGG GACATTGACTGCCCCTGTAGAAATGATCAGATGTTTAAAGTCCATTAAAGAATATGCCTTTTGTGCATCCAATTATCCCCTTGTTATTACTCTTGAGGATCACCTCACAGCGGACCTCCAAGCCAAAGTAGCTGAG ATGCTCACTGAAACATTTGGAGATCTTCTTTTCATCCCTAGTTCAGACCCAATGAAAGAGTTTCCTTCTCCAGAAGCTCTGATGAAGAGGATAATCATCTCAACTAAACCCCCACAAGAATATAAGGAGTTTCTCAAAGTCAAGGATAATCAGAATGTCAGTGGAAACATAGCTGATTTGCCAGACCAAGGAAGCCTGAGAAGAATAGATTCAAATGCTGATGAATCTGATGGAAAG GATGAACTAGACGATCAAGATGAGGAAGATTCCGATGAGGACGACCCCAAATTTCAGCATGATACTGCCTGCGAGTATAGGAAACTGATCACCATCCAAGCTGGAAAACCAAAAGGCCATTTGCGGGATGCGCTTAGGGTGGATCCAGACAAAGTCAGGCGGCTTTCTTTGAGTGAAACACAGTTAGCTAAAGCAACAACTTCTCATGGTGCTGAAGTCATAAG GTTCACCCAGAAGAATATACTCCGAGTGTATCCGAAGGGCACAAGGGTTAATTCTTCTAACTATGATCCAATGAATGCCTGGGCTCATGGTGCTCAGATGGTTGCATTCAACATGCAG GGGCATGACAAAGCACTGCGGTTAATGCAAGGATTTTTCAGAGCTAATGGGGGTTGCGGGTATGTTAAAAAACCTGACTTCTTGCTAACAACAGGTCCAAATGGTGAAGTATTTGACCCCAAGGCGAGTTTGCCAGTGAAGAAAACTCTCAAG GTAAAAGTATACATGGGCGATGGGTGGCGCATGGATTTCAGTAAAACTCATTTCGACGCCTTCTCGCCTCCGGATTTCTATACCAGG GTAGGGATCGCTGGAGTGAAGGCGGATAGTGTGATGAAGAAAACACGGGTCCTGGAGGACCAGTGGGTGCCGGTGTGGGACGAGGAGTTCACGTTCCCGCTGACGGTGCCGGAGCTTGCCCTGCTGAGGATAGAGGTGCAGGAGTACGACATGTCGGAGAAGCATGACTTCGGAGGGCAGACGGTGCTGCCGGTGTGGGAGCTGAAGCAGGGCATTCGTGCTGTGCCCCTGCACGATCGCAAGGGCGTCAGGTTCAAGTCGGTCAGGCTCCTCATGCGCTTCGATTTTGTCTAG
- the LOC117833257 gene encoding uncharacterized protein: MARSSSQSQSSVGGAGAGARPATVGPRGTAAAAAGMRRRRATASTGGGGFSGGGGSNMLRFYTDEAPGLRLSPTMVLVMSLCFIGFVTALHVFGKLYRSRTAAAASA, translated from the coding sequence AtggcccgctcctcctcccagtcccagtcctccgtcggcggcgccggcgccggagcccgcCCGGCCACCGTCGGCCCGCGCGGCacggccgcagccgccgccggcatgcgccgccgccgcgccaccgccagcaccggGGGAGGGggcttctccggcggcggcggcagcaacatGCTGCGCTTCTACACCGACGAGGCCCCGGGCCTGCGCCTCTCGCCCACCATGGTCCTCGTCATGTCCCTCTGCTTCATCGGGTTCGTCACCGCCCTCCACGTCTTCGGCAAGCTCTACCGCTCCCGCACCGCCGCAGCTGCATCCGCCTGA